Proteins encoded by one window of Thermobaculum terrenum ATCC BAA-798:
- a CDS encoding sugar phosphate isomerase/epimerase family protein, whose translation MMNNRISCHLITWGNDLLTGMKEASELGFQACETFTHQALEYENRVEEFRELLGSYDLELSALYGGGRFSDPSKEAEVIAYNTRVAQFLSKLGVDRIVFGPGGPREGKTSLEGLKQMAKTINEAAKRTYDLGVLACVHPHLGTELQDEDELDAVMEMTDDRYVFFCPDTAHLTAAGMNAAEIIRRYGNRMRYMHLKDLTPENPDPSVFTAFSGTEALPIFCELGLGTIDFVPIMQALQDVGYDGWLTVEIDQSTSTPYQSLKQCRDFVQDKLGISIRYR comes from the coding sequence ATGATGAACAATCGGATATCCTGTCATCTCATTACCTGGGGGAACGATCTATTGACAGGCATGAAGGAGGCCTCAGAGTTAGGCTTCCAAGCTTGCGAGACTTTTACTCACCAAGCACTGGAATACGAAAACAGGGTAGAGGAATTTAGGGAACTTCTAGGATCTTATGATCTGGAGCTGTCGGCTCTGTATGGAGGTGGTAGATTCAGTGATCCCTCCAAAGAGGCAGAAGTCATTGCCTATAACACTCGAGTAGCGCAGTTTCTATCGAAGTTAGGCGTTGACCGCATTGTATTTGGCCCAGGAGGACCTAGGGAAGGCAAGACCAGCCTTGAAGGACTGAAGCAAATGGCAAAGACAATCAACGAAGCTGCCAAGAGAACGTACGACTTAGGGGTGCTTGCATGCGTGCACCCACATTTAGGTACTGAGCTTCAGGATGAAGATGAGCTCGATGCCGTAATGGAGATGACAGACGACAGATACGTCTTCTTCTGCCCTGACACGGCTCACCTGACGGCTGCGGGTATGAATGCGGCAGAGATCATAAGAAGATACGGGAACAGGATGAGATACATGCATCTTAAGGACCTAACCCCCGAGAATCCTGATCCGAGCGTATTCACAGCTTTCTCTGGGACGGAAGCTTTGCCTATATTTTGTGAGCTAGGGCTCGGGACGATCGATTTTGTTCCGATAATGCAGGCGCTACAAGACGTAGGATACGATGGATGGCTTACCGTGGAGATTGACCAGTCAACCAGTACTCCCTACCAAAGTCTGAAGCAGTGTCGAGACTTCGTGCAAGATAAACTTGGAATATCTATAAGGTACAGGTGA
- a CDS encoding Gfo/Idh/MocA family protein produces the protein MSFKIGIIGCGRIVEEGHAPALSNMRHVAEVVALADPSPERRATIENVLNYKVSGQYSSWKDLLENTPNLDAVLIALPHHLHEPAITDAARFGVNVISEKPLAATLEEVDRIGAVIKEHNVKLAVIHNYTYSRPMRYALRAIQEGRVGEVFLVRSEGLAGSHYKGKDPSNPDWRTQSTRGGGGVLLDNGYHNMYVAEAEAQSPVIKVYARVGRYVREQDVDDLAVVMLTHENGATTVVEVAWAVNGGGAFVHEVHGKLGSIRFKIEAPFVEIYENKIGQWLPLSYADDNFQEGFHGVLQDIFNAWAQGEDAPTNLAKARHNLAILRAAYLSAQQGTVVDLKDVER, from the coding sequence ATGAGCTTCAAGATAGGCATAATAGGCTGCGGCAGGATCGTGGAGGAGGGGCATGCACCAGCACTAAGTAATATGAGGCATGTTGCTGAGGTGGTAGCCCTGGCGGATCCTAGCCCTGAGCGACGGGCAACTATAGAAAATGTCCTCAACTATAAAGTAAGTGGGCAATATAGCTCCTGGAAAGACCTACTAGAGAATACGCCAAATCTGGATGCAGTACTTATAGCCCTCCCGCATCACCTCCATGAACCGGCTATCACAGATGCAGCTAGATTTGGCGTGAATGTGATATCTGAGAAACCTTTGGCTGCCACATTGGAGGAGGTCGATCGTATAGGAGCAGTCATTAAGGAACATAACGTAAAGCTGGCAGTCATCCATAATTACACTTACAGCCGCCCCATGAGATATGCTCTAAGAGCAATTCAGGAAGGCCGTGTAGGAGAGGTATTTCTTGTGAGGAGTGAGGGTCTTGCCGGTAGTCACTACAAGGGCAAGGATCCTTCTAATCCCGACTGGAGAACGCAGTCCACAAGAGGTGGGGGCGGTGTGCTCCTGGACAATGGTTACCACAACATGTACGTAGCAGAAGCGGAAGCTCAAAGCCCAGTAATAAAGGTCTACGCAAGGGTCGGGCGTTATGTACGAGAGCAAGATGTGGACGATCTTGCTGTAGTGATGCTCACCCATGAGAACGGCGCTACTACCGTAGTTGAAGTAGCTTGGGCGGTCAATGGAGGTGGAGCATTCGTACATGAAGTACATGGAAAGCTCGGTAGTATAAGATTCAAGATAGAAGCACCATTTGTCGAGATATATGAAAACAAGATAGGACAATGGCTGCCTCTAAGCTATGCCGACGATAACTTCCAAGAGGGTTTTCATGGTGTGCTACAAGATATATTCAACGCCTGGGCACAAGGCGAGGACGCTCCCACAAATCTAGCCAAGGCAAGGCATAATCTAGCTATTCTCAGGGCTGCATATCTATCGGCTCAGCAGGGAACTGTCGTAGATCTCAAAGACGTAGAGCGCTAA
- a CDS encoding efflux RND transporter periplasmic adaptor subunit, whose protein sequence is MFKQAGKSLRVAIYFMVFSVFCFVLSGCSVPGVAQVPPTPTPLPPQPEVEKPIYTVKRGDIVELLRLTGRVSAVNEKDLQFTKSGNVLKVNVEVGDKVRKGQLLAELDQSDLVKQLEQAQLELDQANLALQQYQNQHQTDVALAELDLQEAQLKLEAATSELDRKLAEIAVKRAQIKLDQIKKATNEELQKQVAQARLNYERIKDQIDAGRIYAPFNGVVEIVNIKPGDPVQPFQSVMTIMDPGEKEIRVDNTTSAELSQLSPHQKVQIRFLRYSDKVVSGEIRMLPTGDQGSGGAIRISYNPDGLDVDIGDIANITVILQQKRNVLWLPPQAIRTFQGRQFVVVQEGDRQRRVDVELGIQSQDKVEITSGLKEGQKVVGQ, encoded by the coding sequence ATGTTCAAGCAAGCAGGAAAGAGCCTGAGGGTAGCTATTTATTTTATGGTGTTCTCCGTATTCTGTTTTGTTTTATCTGGATGTAGTGTTCCAGGAGTTGCACAAGTACCACCTACACCAACCCCACTACCTCCACAGCCAGAGGTCGAGAAGCCCATCTACACCGTCAAACGAGGTGATATAGTTGAGCTTCTTAGGCTTACTGGCAGGGTCTCAGCGGTAAACGAGAAGGATCTACAGTTTACGAAGTCGGGCAATGTTTTGAAAGTCAACGTCGAAGTAGGAGACAAAGTACGTAAGGGACAACTACTTGCGGAGTTGGACCAGTCGGACCTTGTTAAGCAACTGGAGCAAGCACAGCTTGAGTTGGATCAGGCAAACCTAGCGCTACAGCAATATCAAAATCAACACCAGACAGATGTGGCTCTGGCCGAGCTAGACCTCCAGGAGGCACAACTTAAGTTGGAGGCGGCTACGAGTGAGCTAGATAGAAAACTTGCTGAGATAGCTGTAAAGAGAGCACAAATCAAGCTAGATCAGATAAAGAAAGCTACCAATGAGGAGCTTCAAAAACAGGTAGCTCAAGCCAGGTTAAACTACGAAAGGATAAAAGACCAAATAGACGCCGGAAGGATCTATGCTCCTTTCAACGGTGTTGTCGAGATCGTGAATATAAAGCCGGGAGATCCAGTGCAGCCATTCCAGTCAGTCATGACCATAATGGATCCTGGTGAGAAGGAGATACGAGTAGACAATACCACTAGCGCTGAGCTCTCTCAACTTAGTCCCCATCAGAAGGTACAGATAAGGTTTCTGCGCTATTCCGACAAAGTGGTAAGTGGCGAAATCAGAATGCTACCCACAGGTGATCAGGGCAGTGGTGGAGCAATACGTATAAGCTACAACCCAGATGGACTAGACGTAGATATCGGTGATATAGCAAATATCACCGTCATATTACAACAGAAACGCAACGTACTATGGCTTCCTCCGCAGGCTATCAGGACATTCCAAGGTAGGCAGTTTGTGGTAGTGCAAGAAGGAGACCGTCAACGGAGAGTGGATGTGGAACTAGGTATACAAAGCCAGGATAAAGTTGAGATAACAAGTGGTCTGAAGGAAGGCCAAAAAGTGGTGGGACAATAG
- a CDS encoding ABC transporter permease, which translates to MYWLLNLLGIVKIAFLRQKSYLGLVLALLAGFIVAITLVVSIPLYADAVGYRILRTELLEEQEGNLRPPFSYMFMAVASNEQRVPISGFRSADEYFTKYGARDLGLPPLVYVRYVTTDKIRLLAPEGTAYKEEKGEEQLEWVSVGFASGLEKKVRIVEGRWPKIASNDSNSPVEVLVHEGLADKLGLHVGENYIVMEKGVGDNLLRLPIKISGIWEPIDPSDSYWFIRPQSLQDVLMVPEQTFSQRILRTHPNDGIYMALWYYVLDGTSVRSRHAQELIGRMQGVERHAATLLPAVELRVSPEDALTEQHTQVRFLTLSLIVFSIPILGLIAYFIIMITSMAVQRQQNEIAVLRSRGISRSGILGIFLLESLGLGILALVLGLGLGQYTALAMGWTRSFLDFIPRYDFPVELSPESIRAGTWVMVLTLIASVVPAVGAAGHTIISYKRERARSLGAPFWQKIYLDILLLIPAWYGYQQLKQRGTISFLGEGLPSDDPFKNPLLILTPVLWLLALGLLSMRILPIVLGFIAQLIGRLKGISSVMALRYLTRTPRAYSGPVMLIVLTLSLATFTASMAKTLDRHTYDRVYYDIGADMRLADLGQSTEPSSAGPGGGSSQQQPEQQDEGTPKWLFLPVTEYLKVPGVENAMRVTRSDTEAVVGNSRQRGTLLGIDRMEFPKIAYWRDDYATYPLGYLMNALGTFEDGLLVSRDFMREQGLSIGSKITLNLWDVEESKPVPFTIVGELNYFPTLYPEDGPFFVGNIDYIFQREGGEFPYEVWLKVKPGTTKEQIELSTTKLGFRSIVTDVAQPEIESDQGRPERQGLYGLLSVGFLASAILTGLGFLFYSIVSFRRRFVELGTLRAIGLSTGQMAAMLACEQLIIIGLSVVIGTVLGVLVSDMFIPFLQVSTGEHPQTPPFLVLIAWDRLMLIYLIFAVLLGLALVMLAMLLLRMKIFQAVKLGESV; encoded by the coding sequence GTGTACTGGCTGCTTAACTTACTAGGTATCGTCAAGATAGCCTTCCTGAGACAAAAAAGTTATCTCGGGCTTGTGCTTGCTCTGCTTGCAGGGTTCATAGTTGCCATCACCCTAGTGGTAAGCATCCCTCTATACGCTGATGCGGTAGGCTATAGAATCCTGCGCACAGAGCTTCTGGAAGAACAGGAAGGTAACCTAAGACCCCCGTTCTCCTACATGTTCATGGCTGTAGCCTCAAACGAGCAAAGAGTGCCAATATCTGGATTCAGAAGCGCAGATGAGTACTTTACTAAATACGGAGCCCGAGACTTGGGCTTGCCACCGCTAGTTTATGTGAGATACGTAACCACCGATAAGATACGCTTACTTGCACCTGAAGGTACCGCCTACAAAGAAGAGAAGGGCGAGGAGCAACTTGAGTGGGTAAGCGTGGGATTTGCCAGCGGCCTGGAAAAGAAGGTCAGGATCGTAGAGGGAAGATGGCCCAAGATCGCAAGTAACGATAGCAATAGCCCAGTAGAGGTTCTAGTACATGAAGGTTTGGCTGACAAGCTAGGCCTACATGTTGGCGAGAACTACATAGTAATGGAAAAAGGCGTTGGAGATAATTTACTTAGGCTGCCCATAAAGATATCTGGTATCTGGGAGCCTATAGACCCTTCTGACTCATATTGGTTTATTCGTCCTCAGTCCCTGCAGGACGTGCTCATGGTTCCGGAGCAAACCTTTTCACAGAGGATACTTCGTACCCATCCAAACGACGGTATATACATGGCGCTGTGGTACTACGTACTGGATGGGACCTCAGTTCGTAGCAGACACGCTCAGGAGTTGATTGGCCGTATGCAAGGGGTAGAGCGTCACGCTGCGACCCTTCTGCCCGCAGTTGAGCTTAGAGTATCTCCAGAAGATGCCCTTACTGAGCAACATACACAAGTAAGGTTCCTTACGTTAAGCCTAATAGTATTCAGCATACCGATACTTGGGCTTATAGCCTATTTCATCATAATGATCACTAGTATGGCAGTACAGAGACAGCAAAACGAGATCGCGGTACTACGTAGTAGAGGTATCTCAAGGTCAGGCATATTAGGCATTTTCTTGTTGGAAAGCTTAGGGCTTGGAATACTGGCACTAGTTCTCGGGCTCGGCCTCGGACAGTACACAGCGCTAGCAATGGGATGGACCAGATCTTTCCTCGACTTCATACCTAGGTACGATTTCCCTGTGGAGTTGTCTCCAGAGAGCATCAGGGCCGGTACTTGGGTCATGGTATTGACGCTGATAGCCAGCGTGGTTCCCGCAGTAGGTGCAGCAGGCCATACTATAATCTCGTACAAGAGAGAGCGCGCCAGGTCACTTGGAGCCCCGTTTTGGCAGAAGATATATCTGGATATTCTGTTGCTCATACCCGCCTGGTATGGATATCAACAGCTCAAGCAGAGGGGCACAATCTCTTTCTTAGGAGAAGGGTTACCTTCTGATGATCCATTCAAGAATCCATTACTCATACTTACTCCCGTGCTCTGGCTTCTAGCATTAGGGCTCCTTAGCATGCGTATTCTACCGATTGTATTGGGGTTCATCGCGCAGCTTATCGGGAGGTTAAAAGGCATCTCCAGTGTTATGGCTCTTAGGTACCTGACACGTACCCCCAGGGCGTATTCCGGACCTGTCATGCTTATAGTCCTGACTCTTAGCCTGGCTACTTTCACCGCCTCCATGGCTAAGACCCTAGATCGACATACTTACGATCGCGTCTACTACGATATAGGCGCCGATATGAGACTAGCAGATCTAGGACAGAGCACTGAGCCTTCCTCCGCAGGACCCGGGGGTGGATCATCACAACAACAGCCCGAACAGCAGGACGAAGGCACTCCCAAGTGGCTATTTCTGCCAGTGACTGAGTATCTGAAAGTACCTGGAGTCGAGAATGCCATGAGGGTAACGAGAAGCGATACGGAGGCAGTCGTTGGCAACTCACGTCAGCGTGGCACATTACTAGGCATAGATAGAATGGAATTTCCCAAGATAGCCTATTGGAGAGATGACTATGCCACTTATCCTCTGGGATATCTAATGAATGCATTAGGCACGTTCGAGGATGGGTTATTGGTTAGCCGAGACTTCATGCGAGAGCAAGGACTAAGCATAGGATCTAAGATCACACTTAACCTCTGGGATGTAGAAGAGTCTAAGCCAGTCCCATTTACTATAGTGGGTGAGCTAAATTACTTCCCGACGCTTTATCCTGAGGACGGGCCATTCTTTGTAGGAAACATCGACTACATATTTCAAAGAGAAGGAGGGGAATTCCCCTATGAAGTATGGCTTAAGGTAAAGCCGGGTACCACCAAGGAACAGATCGAGCTATCCACAACCAAGCTTGGATTCCGAAGTATAGTAACGGATGTAGCTCAGCCTGAGATAGAATCAGATCAAGGGAGGCCGGAGCGCCAAGGATTGTACGGATTATTATCGGTAGGGTTCCTTGCCTCAGCAATACTTACAGGGCTTGGCTTTCTTTTCTACTCGATAGTATCCTTCAGGCGAAGGTTCGTAGAGCTAGGGACCCTCAGAGCTATAGGGCTATCGACTGGTCAGATGGCTGCGATGCTAGCCTGCGAGCAGCTCATTATCATAGGACTTAGTGTAGTTATAGGAACTGTCCTGGGAGTGCTTGTCAGCGATATGTTCATACCGTTCTTACAGGTGAGTACCGGGGAACATCCACAAACTCCACCGTTTCTGGTGCTTATAGCTTGGGACAGACTGATGCTTATCTATCTTATATTTGCTGTGCTGCTTGGTCTAGCGCTGGTCATGCTGGCAATGCTGCTACTTAGAATGAAGATCTTCCAGGCAGTGAAGCTAGGGGAGTCGGTATGA
- a CDS encoding ABC transporter ATP-binding protein — protein MSEPIIICENLVKIYKLAQVEVLALQGLDLTVERGEVMALVGPSGSGKTSLMNVIGGLDRPTAGRVVVAGQELLKLSDRQLNHYRRHVVGFVWQQVARNLVPYLNAEQNVELPMLMAGIKPAERKAWANELLEVVGLGNRKKHKLAQLSGGEQQRVAIAVALANKPQLLLADEPTGELDSATAKTIFDIFHKLNEMYGITVVIVSHDPQISRHVSRTVAIRDGKTSTETLRQVVETEKEDEAKEEQHHFIEYTVLDPAGRLQVPEEYRELYRIGRRVILETLPDGIVIRPVPGEEVTTVQPLVDEDEPPPKKQNLVSRIRKFLPMGSKGESEQK, from the coding sequence ATGAGTGAGCCAATTATAATATGCGAAAACTTAGTCAAGATCTATAAGCTAGCACAGGTTGAGGTCCTAGCCCTACAAGGATTAGATCTAACTGTCGAGCGAGGCGAGGTCATGGCACTTGTCGGCCCCTCGGGTTCGGGGAAGACATCCCTCATGAACGTTATTGGTGGACTCGACAGACCTACCGCTGGCCGGGTGGTGGTGGCTGGACAGGAGCTGCTAAAGCTTAGCGACAGGCAGCTGAATCACTACAGAAGACACGTGGTGGGGTTCGTATGGCAGCAGGTAGCTAGAAACTTGGTGCCTTATTTGAACGCAGAACAAAACGTGGAGTTGCCCATGCTAATGGCAGGCATCAAGCCAGCGGAGAGAAAGGCTTGGGCTAATGAGCTCCTTGAGGTAGTGGGGCTTGGAAATCGCAAGAAGCATAAGCTGGCGCAGCTGTCTGGAGGTGAGCAACAAAGGGTAGCGATAGCGGTTGCTCTAGCCAACAAGCCCCAATTACTATTGGCTGACGAGCCCACAGGAGAGCTGGACTCAGCTACGGCCAAGACTATATTCGATATCTTCCATAAGTTGAATGAAATGTATGGGATAACAGTTGTAATAGTATCCCACGACCCCCAGATTTCACGCCACGTATCTCGTACTGTAGCAATAAGAGATGGCAAGACTAGTACCGAGACTCTAAGACAAGTAGTCGAAACAGAGAAAGAGGATGAGGCTAAGGAAGAACAGCATCATTTCATAGAGTACACCGTCTTAGATCCCGCAGGGAGATTGCAAGTACCAGAGGAGTATAGAGAGCTATATCGTATCGGGAGAAGAGTGATACTTGAGACCCTACCAGACGGTATAGTTATCCGGCCCGTGCCAGGAGAAGAAGTTACTACGGTTCAGCCTCTGGTAGATGAAGATGAACCACCGCCTAAGAAGCAGAACTTAGTATCACGTATAAGAAAATTCCTACCGATGGGAAGTAAAGGAGAGAGTGAACAGAAATGA
- a CDS encoding ABC transporter ATP-binding protein — MRPESSSQTHPDSWLLDKDGFKQPAIQVVDVVRKYKVGSEEVQALRGINLTVPEGQFVALMGRSGSGKTTLLNIIGGLDRPTTGEVFISGQSLSNLSEGELTKLRRSQFGFVFQSFALIPILSAAENVELPLRIAGKYSLRERKQRVMEALSLVGLAKWAEHRPYEMSGGQQQRVAIARALVTRPKILIADEPTGELDSKTGQMVLNLLRKVVDESKVTLVMATHDPAVEEYADVLYRMQDGQIIDTLIKTM; from the coding sequence ATGAGGCCCGAATCAAGTTCCCAGACACACCCTGATAGCTGGTTATTGGACAAGGATGGGTTTAAACAGCCTGCCATACAGGTTGTAGACGTGGTTCGGAAATATAAGGTAGGCAGCGAAGAGGTGCAAGCTCTCAGGGGAATAAATTTGACTGTGCCTGAAGGACAGTTCGTGGCTCTGATGGGACGCTCGGGCTCAGGGAAAACAACATTGCTCAACATCATAGGGGGGCTAGATAGACCTACAACTGGAGAGGTATTTATATCAGGACAATCCCTTAGCAACCTCTCTGAAGGCGAGTTAACTAAGTTGAGGCGTAGCCAATTTGGTTTCGTATTTCAGTCATTTGCGCTTATACCGATACTGTCTGCTGCTGAGAACGTAGAACTCCCCCTAAGGATAGCCGGCAAGTATAGCCTTAGAGAGCGTAAGCAGCGAGTGATGGAAGCCCTATCTCTTGTAGGGCTGGCTAAGTGGGCTGAGCACAGGCCATACGAGATGTCTGGAGGCCAGCAGCAAAGAGTTGCTATAGCTAGGGCTTTAGTCACGAGACCTAAGATACTGATTGCTGATGAGCCAACGGGAGAGCTGGATAGTAAAACTGGACAGATGGTCCTAAACCTTCTTAGAAAGGTTGTGGATGAATCGAAAGTGACGTTAGTAATGGCAACTCACGATCCAGCGGTAGAAGAGTATGCTGATGTACTCTATAGAATGCAGGACGGACAGATAATAGACACCCTCATAAAGACTATGTGA
- a CDS encoding cupredoxin domain-containing protein produces MKKRLLKIVLLSLTLISCGASSEATPTLPVSQGLPSIVPTTISMPTPIPTEEHIASPTPVPSISPITTPTVTEISPSPAASTPPTGSEYSITVTAKGLAFDVKTITVQPGQLVVIKFKNEDSVPHNMAFYTDKTAKEKIFVGKIINGPSSTTYRFKAPNRPGNYFFRCDVHPQIMTGTFIVQAKEPGY; encoded by the coding sequence ATGAAGAAGAGACTACTAAAGATAGTACTCTTGTCATTAACTCTTATTAGCTGCGGAGCGTCTAGTGAGGCTACCCCTACCTTGCCAGTATCTCAGGGATTACCTTCGATTGTCCCTACTACTATTTCCATGCCTACGCCTATTCCCACAGAGGAACACATAGCCAGTCCCACCCCTGTGCCATCGATTAGCCCAATTACCACTCCAACGGTCACGGAGATATCGCCGAGTCCGGCTGCCAGCACGCCTCCAACGGGTAGTGAGTATTCCATTACTGTTACTGCGAAGGGACTCGCGTTTGATGTGAAGACTATAACTGTGCAACCCGGACAGTTGGTTGTTATTAAGTTCAAAAACGAAGACTCTGTTCCTCACAACATGGCTTTTTACACTGATAAAACTGCTAAGGAAAAAATATTTGTGGGAAAGATAATCAATGGCCCTAGCAGCACGACATATCGGTTTAAAGCTCCAAACAGACCTGGGAACTACTTCTTCAGATGCGATGTTCACCCTCAGATAATGACGGGCACATTTATCGTACAGGCCAAAGAGCCAGGTTATTAG
- a CDS encoding Mut7-C RNAse domain-containing protein: MSNFPDTPDKNTPCQVTLRFYAELNDFLPADKRQQDWLIDLDRRTSIKDLVESLGVPHTEVDLLVANGDIIDFSYVPKCGDRISVYPEFRSLSLGHHLKPDLDPNPKFVLDAHLGKLAGYLRMLGFDTIYDPDSSDLDLAFASKADGRILLTRDIGLLKRKIVFRGYYVRETEPKRQIIEVIKQFKLLDKINPFGRCAHCNDLLIDVPKREIIHLLLPKTILYYDEFRRCRGCGKIYWKGSHHEAILRLIESIQEEVSLEPKRLQTS; encoded by the coding sequence ATGAGCAACTTTCCTGATACGCCAGATAAAAATACTCCTTGCCAAGTTACTCTTAGGTTCTACGCAGAGCTAAACGATTTCCTACCTGCTGACAAGAGGCAACAAGATTGGCTGATAGATCTCGATAGAAGGACGTCGATCAAAGACCTTGTAGAGTCTTTAGGCGTACCCCATACCGAGGTTGACCTGCTGGTTGCTAATGGAGACATCATAGATTTCTCCTACGTTCCCAAGTGTGGTGACAGGATAAGTGTATATCCAGAATTCAGATCTTTATCCTTGGGTCATCATCTCAAGCCTGATCTAGATCCAAATCCAAAGTTTGTTCTAGATGCTCATCTGGGCAAGTTGGCTGGTTATCTTAGGATGCTAGGATTCGATACTATCTATGATCCCGACTCTTCAGATCTGGATCTGGCGTTTGCCTCAAAGGCCGATGGCAGAATACTTCTTACAAGGGATATTGGGCTCTTGAAGAGAAAAATAGTTTTCAGAGGTTATTATGTGAGAGAAACCGAACCGAAGAGGCAGATCATAGAAGTGATAAAGCAGTTCAAGCTGCTTGATAAGATCAATCCTTTTGGTAGGTGTGCGCACTGCAATGATCTACTGATAGATGTCCCTAAGCGTGAGATCATTCATCTTCTACTGCCAAAGACCATACTTTACTACGACGAGTTCAGGAGATGCCGTGGTTGTGGGAAGATCTATTGGAAGGGAAGTCACCATGAGGCTATCCTGAGGCTGATTGAATCCATTCAAGAAGAAGTGAGCTTAGAACCAAAAAGGCTTCAGACTTCGTAG